A window of Quercus robur chromosome 12, dhQueRobu3.1, whole genome shotgun sequence genomic DNA:
GAATGTTGGTCAACAAGGTAGAGAAATGTGATATTGACTGAAATTAAGCCATTGAACCttcaagaaataaataaagaaagaaagaaaaaaaggtatGGACAAAGCTGAAAAACCAACAAGAATAgtcaatttaataaattaaaaccaTTTTTGTCTAATATTATAGCAGATGTACCTTTCTCCCATACGGTGTAATCAATTGAATAGAATGAATCATTTTCTTCACCTTAATCATAATTAAGaaggataaataaaataaaaaattgtggacGAAAACgaaaaaccaacaacaaatgTCAGTTtcagtaattaaaaaataaaaaccattttcatctaaaacaatttaaaatcgTAAAgatttctttaagaaaaaaattgacttgCTAAACACAAAATACATAAGATAAACAGATAATAAATTTCCAAACTATgtttaattttacaaaaaaaagaaaaaaaaattataaactaatAACGAATATGATTCACCTCATTAGAATTTATATAAAATGATATTATGAAAAGAGGCCTCTAGCCAACAGCCTCATTGCAGCTCATATGGGTATTTCTAAAAAGTTGCACGTAGTTTGAATTAAACATCTCCATTATAATTATCGAATCTACAAATAAAATCCGATGAGTTTTGAACCTTGTTAATACTAAAAATCAAACGATATTTTCTCACAATATTATTGgttaaaattctatcttatatatataaaaaaataaaaataaaaaaccaaaacaaaaaaacctatccaaatctataatatatatatccaaaaagcactaagaggaaaaaagaaatacgTGTATATATAAAGGCACACAAATTGTTAGAGGAATTAGGCGGCTCAGCCGGTGTGGTGGGGCAGAGGGGGGGGTAAGGTAATATTCATTCCCTTCCGTCCACAAAAAAAGTGCAAGAGGTTGAAGATGACGTCATAGTAATCAAGAGCCGTTGATCCTTCCATAAGCATCCCCAATCGGACGGCTGTGATCTCACCGAACACATTTTGGGACGGCTTTACTATAgtatctttgtttgtttttctctttttaaatttttttttttaaaaaaagtaacagTGCTGTGTTTCTGTTGGGCCTCCTAAAAAGACTCCTTAATTAACATTGGACTTTGCTTAGCCTCGGATCTTCCACACACGTttgtgcctctctctctctctctctctctctctaaaaactcAAAGCTTTGTTTGCTCTTTGAAGTCTAAAAGCTGTgaactctgtctctctctttctttctggtATTCAAAGGAGAAAGAATATAAGATAAAGGTACAAAGAGAATTAAATTTCAAACCTTTCTGCCGCTTCTGATGAATTCAAATAATATTCATTGGTTTCCTTATGTGGGtgtagtttatattttattttatttgggttttattccTGTGGGTGAATTTTGTTATCaaatatttgggctttattaGAAATgggttatttattatttctgtcAGTGAATTTGAAAAGATATTCTCTTTTGACAATggatttttattggtttttagcTCTGGTGTACAGAAAATTGTCTTGTCTCAATCAATTTTTCTGTTTGGCTTCTTGGAAAATATTCAAatagctttctttctttcttttttttgctatatgttttgattttaatcTGTGAAACTTGGGTTCTTTTTATCAATGGTTTATGTGAATTATATTGAGGGAGCTATAaccataattgttttttttttttttttcatctttccgctttttattattagactTTATTTTTGGTGGGCTTGTTGAGCTTTACCTGCCCTGAAATCACGGAGAAAGAGTCACTTATCAAAAGAGAATTCTCGGAGAAAGAGTCAtgaacaaaaatagaaaaaacagaATGATTGTGTGGAGAAAAATTCATGCAAAGTTGATGTCGttaaacaaattgaaaaacaCCCACTTTTTATGGGAATGAAATATGGGCATGTAGCCATCTGGGTCCTCTTTATACTCGTCTGTTTCTTCCCTTTTAATTGTTCAGAGATTGCCTaaattgtttggttgtttttattGGCAAGTTTGATCACTTTGTAACCAAGGTCTTCTAATGTCCTCGTGCTTTCTCTCCTCTTTTGTTTCTGTAAAAGTAAAGTTGTATTCGCATTTGTGCAGTTGTTTGTGTTTAATTATGATCAAGTTTTACTTTTTAGGAAATGGGGTTCTTCTGTTACCTGTTAATTGCTCTACTTTATGAAGTTTTTGTTTCtcaattgatataaaaaatattgtatttaattaaaattttattaaatttagatCACAAAAAAGAGGTATTTGAtcgttttattctttttgaatTAGCAGATGGAGATGGTactattcttttattttcatccTTGTACTATTGTAGAACTTGGCTGTAACTCTGATtgcatataattattttttttttgggtgcttgACTGCTTGTTGTTCTATTGATTTTGCTTGACTGTTTcagttaattttaataaaactaTAGCCAACACATTGGAACTCAATGTTATTAACAATctgaaatatatatttcaaaaaaaagttttgaaattttatgagtacattagaaaattttgaagccaaaattctggaaatttattttggcaTGGGAAAGAGCTTACTGATCTTCAGCTCTAAGCAGGTGTGAGATGTCAGCCTTCTAGAAATAGAGCTTGGGGTTTGTTTGCAATGTCACTGTAAAATAATTCAGGAAACTGTTTCCTCTGTTTTAACTTCCTACAGATTTGTTGGATCAATAAATTAAAGTTAAGTTCTTGTTGGAAATATCAATTATAATGCCATTCATGTCTCCCATGATCTTAGACTTGAATAAggtatcaaattttgtatttggtAGTCTAAAGATTTGGAGCATATTTTTATGCATGAAAGATGTTCCAATTACTTTTATGTATTGTGATTAACAGTGTATATAATATCGTTTTTCCTTGGTGaaaatttatatgtatgttCTGCCTTATTTAGCCAAAGCTTTCGTATTATTGATTCCTAGGCATAGTGCTCATTCCTATTTGTTTGTTAGGCAATTGATTTTGCTTGATTTCTCCTACTTTAGGTCCCCTGAAACTGTAATTACATGTCTACCTAAGAAACATTTGGCTAACTTAAGTAATTTACACAACTTTGTATGATTTCCGTCAATGATAAGTGCCATGTGTGTTGCTTATATTTCTGTTATGGATTCTTCAgctgtgaaaatatttttgtgcaaGCAATTTTGTTCTTCATGTTAATACCAACCTGGTGGAGGTTCCAATGATTTGAAACATCTGTTTTTGCTCTTTTAGCAGATTTGAAGGGTACACCTCCCTATTCATGGATGAATATTCTGGAAAAAGAGCTGTAGATGGGATTGTGGTCTCTAGAAAGGGATCTGGTCTTGCGTTGAGAGAGAATGCCAACAATAGAGAACATAATTCTCAATTCTGCAACCGAATTGGTTGCAATGGCAGACCGAATTCTGCAAGAGGTGTTCAATATGGCTGTTCAGATAAGGCCAAACCTTCAAGGCCTTTACGCTCTTCTTCAAGTGGCAAGGAAATAATTGGAAGTTCCTCCAAGACTTCCTCTGTGATCAGCAAGGGAAGAAAATCTATCACAGAGCCTTCAAAGAAGTTATCATCTCAGTTAGAAACTGACTCATCTGAAACTAGTAGTGTTCAGGATGAACCTGAGGTTTCAGAACTCACTGCCCCACCTGGAAAGATTCAGAGAGGGTCGGAAAAAGTGGAGTCTAGCTGTGTCACATTAATGGAAGAGGGAAGCTCTAGTGTAGCATCAGATACAAGATCTCGAAGGAATCTTCATCAGGGATCCAGATTGCGCAACCAAGATAATCTAGTGGCTTCATCCGTGTCTTTGGGATCTAAGAGCACTGTCCAGGCAACACGTGCTGGTGCAAACAGGTATGGTTTAAGAAATCTCAGATGTAATTCAATATCAGATGTCATCCCATCAGGTTGCTCATCCTCAGAATCAAGTTTCAGTAAAAGGAAGGATATGGTAAATAGGAGAAATTCTGAAGGAGAAAGTAGCTCTGCTGCCAGAGGAAAGAAGATGAGTGGGTCTTTGTTGGAAGGACGGAGCTCCAATTCTAGCCCCAGCATATCCATTTCTGATTCAAGACGTGCTAGAAATATTCCTTCTCACAGGGATAATAGTGTACCATCAGTTAGGAATAAGAGACCAGTTAATAGTCACACCAGGGCAAGGCTCTCTAATCAAGGACATATGAACAGTCTGTCACCAAATGAGCCCTCTGTTGCAATCCCACAAATGCTTCAAACTGGCATATCTAGTGACATGAATGGTCCTAGTTCATCACATCAATTATCATCTGAAATTCCGTCAAATCATGCACTTTCTTACAGTCGGCCTGGCAGTAGCAGTGAGCGTTTGCACGGTATTAGGCCAGCTAGTCCTGCAGAAGTGGGCATTACTCGCTCTTTGATGAATCGGGACAGCATCAGGCGCTACAATGGAATTGCAGAGGTACTAgggttttagaaattttatcaagtacaTCTCACTTAGTATGGTCTTAAAAGAAACCTGCACCACATGGCACGTTTTTTTTATGTAATCTTTGTGCAGGTATTAATGGCACTTGAGAGGATCGAACAAGATGAAGATCTTACATATGAGGTAGTTGTTTATGGGTTTTCTTCTTCACCTGATTTACTGTTCATTGTTTAACTCTTCTTTCTTGTCTTGCAGCAAATACTTGTTCTGGAGACCAACTTGTTTCTTAATGGCCTATATGTCTATGATCAGCACAGAGACATGAGACTGGACATTGATAACATGTCATATGAGGTtagttattaacttattatgtTAAAATGGTGCTAAATAGACTAGAACACAAGTGTTTCACAGCATCTTTCTTCTGTCCTATCTTcttgtaattattttttgcttttattgctttattatTATGCATACTAgaattaaaagaatttaaataaataatttatgagttatataattttatgtGTTCAAAAGTAGTACACGTTTGGCAACCCATTTTACTGCTACATGACAGGAATTATTAGCCCTGGAAGAGAGGATGGGAACTGTGAGCACAGCACTAACAGAAGAAACATTGTCAGAATGCCTGAAGAGGAGCATTTATGAGTCTACAGCTCCAGAGGATGCAGCAGCAGGCTGCATTGGGGAAAAGGATGTTGGGAAAAAGGATGATGTCAAATGTAGTATATGCCAGGTTTTTTTCTCTATGATACCTACTCCATAACTGATTTCATTTGCTTTTAATTAACATTGGCAGAGTAGTTAGGTTTGGATGCGGCTGAAGTCAAATTCAAACCACTTGTGGTCAAGAACACTAACATGGGAACACCTTAGTTTGTAAATTCTTGAGCTAAATCAAGCCATTTGAGTATTCTGGTTGCTGCTGGGATTGGAATAGGTTTCAGTTACTCTGTAGTGCCTGTTTGGCATTGTTGTAGGGCTTAATTTCTCATCTGGAGCTTTTGTGATATAGAGCTTTAACTGAAAAgctttttaatgttttgagtGTTTGGAAAATTACAATGAATATTGCTTTAAACTTCTAGGTTTATAAAGCATGAACAATGAATATTAGAGCTTTTTCCTAAAAGCTAAGCTCTCCTTAAAAGCTGTTTTCTTTGGCAAAAATTGCCAAAACATTTCTCAATTCCAGCTAAAAGAGCTTTAATTCCCTTAAACACTTCTCAACCTTTCCAAAAGCAAAACCTGAGATGTGCTGAGAATGAATTTTTAAGAGAACTTAGGTATTGAATTCATCTAATACCAAAATCAATAGAGGATTCgtgactaaaaaaaattacaaatcctTTGGGCCAAGAAAGATGTCCAAGGTTCGAATCCCCTCTCCCCCAttgttataattattgaattatgaaaaaaaaatttacattccCTTGGCAGCttgttactctttttttttcttttcttgaatagACAGTttgttactcttttttttttcctggccTATTTTAAAGAGGGGGAAGGGTGGCACTGGGCTGTAAGCCCCATTGACTATACAGTTTGGTACTTGATCAACTGACAAGCCAATATCTTGCTGAAGGTAATTTTGGGTTGTCATGGTTTTTCAGTATGTATTAAACTGGGTGTGCTTGTAAataaactaatgaaattgttcCAGTTAGTTTCTGGATTGCATTAACCAATGATACAAGCAATCTATCAGCTATTGCCATGGGTTTGAAAtgttatcttttcttttgaacttAAAAAGtgtcttttatgtttttgtgcAGGAGGAGTATGTTGTTGGAGATGAACTGGGTAGATTGCAGTGTGAGCACAAGTTTCATGTGGACTGCATAGAACAGTGGCTGGGGTTGAAGAATTGGTGCCCCATTTGCAAAGCATCAGCAGCGCCCTCACCCTTGCCATCACCTTTGTCACCCTCTTAGTTCAATTGATTAAATCAGTTGCAGTCTTTAGTTCAATTGATTAAATCACAGTTAAAGGAGACtgtctttttcattttgtacaAATTAAGTGCGTCTCTGCCttaattcattcttttttttttttttcttttttctttttttcttttattgtacATAGGAAATCTCTTTCATCTCAAAGAACTAATAAACCCAGGCGATTGGCTTGATAGATGAACTCTTACATTGAAATTGTGAATAAAAATTCCTGTCTCGAAGAATCTCATctgtaattttctttattttagttCTTCCCTGGTCAACCCCTCTGTTGTACTAAAATTGGTTCAGTCTCTGTACTTGATGTTAGGCgtaatacaaattttatcacataaattctataaattgattgtaactttaaacaaaacacaaaaaagtaagataaaaaaattatgtttgttaTGTATTTTTAATGGACAGATTACATCTCTTAATAAATTTGTACATCTTTGAAAGATAGCTATGAAGAAAAGTGGGTATATCTTCTAACCAGATATTGGAGTGCCTCAAGTTCCTAGCATATTGAGCCAAAACATGAGCCACTTTATTTCCTTcacaaagtatatatataaaagtaatattaaaaaaaaaaaaaagaaaaaaaagaaaaaaaagaaagagctgTCATGTTAGATTGTATATCTTTTGTACTCTCTCCGTTCcacttttttatcttgtttgaaaagtcaaattttttaagaaaacatcatttattgtcttgtctacattttaaaaatgtataagtttccaaaactaccattaaaaaaaaattatcaaaaaattgaattagtaaattaataagggtataataagaacattagtaaattaatgacttttatttttagaaacaggactattttgggacatctcaaaatgaaatagaTGACAAAAAAAGTAAGACGGAAGAAGTAATTAGCAATTCATCGGGCATCTCATTATGTCGGCTGGAATCATATCTTATGATGGGGAGATCACTAGTCCAAAACTCCCTGGGGGTTGGGGGAGAAGTAGAACTCCACCGTGCATGATGAGGCACTTTGTAACATACTGCAATCCATGCAGATCCAATGGTGGATGTAGGCATGACAATTATGGTAAGAACTCGATATCAGCTTGATGAAGTAATGGTGTGGCAGGGAAGCAAATAATTGATAGTTGTGTATTTTCTTTTGCGAAGCAAAAGCTTGTGAGAGCATTCTCTTCAATCTTTTAAACCCACTGCACTCTACTCTACTGCCTCTCCCTTCCTCCCATCCAAACTGGCCATTAATGCCGAGAGAAATGTTTATAGGTTGGTTGCAAAAACAGTGGTTATTTATTGACAAAGTGAATAAATTATTAAAGCAATGTTGTTTTATTTGTCTATTTTATGTTAAACTCTGAATCAAATTGAATAAGTTGGACTTAACTGATATGCCCGATCAAAACACCTTTGAATTCAGGACTGCTTTGAATTGACCAAAACAACATAAATCTTATATCTGATTTCGATGAGAGAACTTAATGTAAAGTACCTAAAGAATTGAACCTATGTTTTGCTCTTTCGAGTTGTACGTAATGTGCAAATGGAAAGTGTGGATAATAATTGCCAAAAACTGTGTTTAAAGTAAGATGTCCTGAGAAATAATAATCATGTTGAAGATACATAATTTTTAAGGGTCTATCCTTTTCTGCCAAAACTATGAGCATATTTCCAAGTAATGtatgaagatatttgtttgtgGGAAAAACTAAAAATGGATAACATCAAATGTTTGAACATGCTACTGATTTAATTATAAAGTTGTGGGCAGTAGACACATGAGAAATGGGGGACTGATGGGATAGAAAGAAGTGTGACATGGAAACAGCATGCTCATATGCACAAACAGAAGCAAAAGAGAAGTGCATTAGAAGAATGTTGTCACAAAGCTCACCTGCACTTCCCTGGAAAGGCACCTGTTGCGTCTTATAGCCAAGTTATCAAGTTGCTGTGGCTCTTCAACTTGGTCCTCAGTCAAGAAATGAGAATGGAGATCTCTGCAAAGCAACCAGACCAGGAAGTGGAGAGCACTGaccaaaaataatatgagaTGAAACTTATCATACGAATCCCTGAAATGCATTTTGCCCCATTCTGAAAACGTGATTACTGAGAGACATCCTTCCCACATCTGACCAATCTTCCCAAAAATTATGGTCTCAAATGACTGACTATATGCAGCAACATTCAGATGAGTATGAAAgtgaaattttgtgttttccaTTCCTAcgtaatttaaaatgaaaaattttagtgTACATAGAAAATAAACTTTACAGTTTTGAGATTGCCTTCCACATAGAAGTTAGTTTTCAAGCTGTCTGAATAATACTGTCACATAACACAACAATTGCTACCTTTATCACTGGCGCAGGTCAGCTTATGCATAAATTTCCCTAACTTTTTTGAAGTCCAAATATACTCGTcacaaggatttttttttgggggggtgggggtgggtgTGGTATGAATAGGTAGCAGCATTATTTTGAACTtcctcaaattttcatgatttatAAGTAGCCTGTTTCCCTCATTATCCCCAGCCTTGGGACTTCCATTAGCCAACTCCCCTAGCATAAAAGTTACAGTATTTGAGTGCAGTCCTCCAAGAACAATCCACATGTTTTATAAAGCTATGACATCTATAAATTCAACAATCAAAAGCAATAGCAAATATCATTTACCAACGGTTCACCAAAACTCAATGAATCTTAGAACCTGCCATCAAGTCTTCCACTTTTTTGTATAAGTGAAATTGGGTATCAAGTCTTCCACAATATTATCCATACATACAACTTCTCCCATTTGTAACTGTTCTGCCATTATGTTTTCCATTATCTGCCAGACAAGAGTAGAGATAAAACTGGAAATAGAACTTATTCCCAATAGAAGATTTAACATTGTCCGGTAGAGAATagtcattaataaaaataaagcaacATAGCATTAAAACAAATGTGTACATAAGCAACCCCTCTCTtctcccaccccccccccccccccccccttctcctCTCTCTAGTTGTTGGTATGAGTACAAAATAGTGTTAAGATTTGTTTGTATACATTCGACATGCCTAGTTTTTGTAAGTTCCTTgagtacttagattttttttcttcttcaatttattGT
This region includes:
- the LOC126707915 gene encoding E3 ubiquitin-protein ligase MBR2-like, whose protein sequence is MDEYSGKRAVDGIVVSRKGSGLALRENANNREHNSQFCNRIGCNGRPNSARGVQYGCSDKAKPSRPLRSSSSGKEIIGSSSKTSSVISKGRKSITEPSKKLSSQLETDSSETSSVQDEPEVSELTAPPGKIQRGSEKVESSCVTLMEEGSSSVASDTRSRRNLHQGSRLRNQDNLVASSVSLGSKSTVQATRAGANRYGLRNLRCNSISDVIPSGCSSSESSFSKRKDMVNRRNSEGESSSAARGKKMSGSLLEGRSSNSSPSISISDSRRARNIPSHRDNSVPSVRNKRPVNSHTRARLSNQGHMNSLSPNEPSVAIPQMLQTGISSDMNGPSSSHQLSSEIPSNHALSYSRPGSSSERLHGIRPASPAEVGITRSLMNRDSIRRYNGIAEVLMALERIEQDEDLTYEQILVLETNLFLNGLYVYDQHRDMRLDIDNMSYEELLALEERMGTVSTALTEETLSECLKRSIYESTAPEDAAAGCIGEKDVGKKDDVKCSICQEEYVVGDELGRLQCEHKFHVDCIEQWLGLKNWCPICKASAAPSPLPSPLSPS